The following coding sequences lie in one Arthrobacter sp. SLBN-122 genomic window:
- a CDS encoding sugar phosphate isomerase/epimerase family protein, with translation MFHSRLGCSSISFRRQDLGAALRSMKGLGFEEIDLGALPGVCDHVPYELTEAAVNAVSAEVLASGLRVRSVNGDIGDLNAVLDAEGEAVRQRHLDALLTLTANIGAEALVLPCGALDHTPVRSVGEDLDLIAAQLTGAGRRAAEFGVELWTESLHFLRFCWNLERAGMLADRLAGTGVGIVMDFSHIVASGEDVGAYLDRHRGLISHVHLRDAVPGNINLSIGNGDVDFAGGLKRLAADGYTGHFSLELETRDVSNDERPAAAAKAASFITDLI, from the coding sequence ATGTTCCATTCCAGACTCGGGTGCTCATCCATCAGCTTCCGGCGCCAGGACCTGGGCGCCGCCCTGCGCAGCATGAAGGGGCTGGGCTTCGAGGAGATCGACCTCGGTGCGCTGCCCGGAGTGTGCGACCACGTTCCCTATGAACTGACAGAAGCAGCCGTCAACGCTGTGTCCGCTGAGGTTCTGGCCTCGGGCCTGCGGGTCCGGTCCGTAAACGGCGACATCGGGGACCTGAACGCGGTGCTGGATGCCGAGGGCGAGGCCGTCAGGCAGCGCCATCTCGACGCCCTGCTCACCCTCACCGCCAATATCGGAGCCGAGGCCCTGGTGCTGCCCTGCGGTGCCCTGGACCACACCCCGGTGCGCAGCGTCGGGGAGGACCTGGACCTCATCGCCGCCCAGCTGACAGGTGCCGGCCGGCGCGCCGCCGAATTCGGCGTCGAACTTTGGACCGAATCCCTGCACTTCCTGCGGTTCTGCTGGAACCTGGAGCGGGCGGGGATGCTTGCCGACCGGCTGGCGGGGACCGGCGTGGGAATCGTCATGGACTTCAGCCACATTGTGGCATCCGGCGAGGACGTGGGGGCCTACCTGGACCGGCACCGGGGCCTCATCAGCCACGTCCACCTGCGCGACGCCGTCCCGGGGAACATCAACCTCAGCATCGGCAACGGCGATGTCGACTTCGCCGGTGGCCTGAAGCGGCTCGCGGCCGACGGCTACACGGGCCACTTTTCCCTGGAACTGGAAACCCGGGACGTCAGCAATGACGAACGCCCGGCCGCCGCCGCAAAGGCGGCAAGCTTCATCACCGACCTCATCTGA
- a CDS encoding SDR family NAD(P)-dependent oxidoreductase, protein MTTIHRTAVLTGATSERGIGITTARRYAREGWGIVILDLDGEKSAKVAAEIGNEFNVPAFGHGIDVANEASVIAAQAAVAAEVAAGNLPPVGALANIAGITSPLPFLETTLELWHKVMDVNATGTYLVTKAFLPDMIENGWGRIVNMSSVSAQRGGGVFGKVPYSAAKAAILGFTKALARELGTTGVTVNAITPGAVNTNIRVGSTEEQEAAINAGIPLGRNATTEEVASVITFLSSEDSAYLTGTTIDINGGSHIH, encoded by the coding sequence ATGACCACCATCCACCGCACTGCAGTCCTCACCGGAGCCACCTCGGAGCGCGGCATCGGCATCACCACCGCCCGCCGCTACGCCCGTGAAGGCTGGGGCATCGTCATCCTGGACCTCGACGGCGAGAAGTCAGCCAAGGTTGCGGCCGAAATCGGCAATGAGTTCAACGTCCCCGCCTTCGGCCACGGGATCGACGTCGCCAACGAAGCGTCCGTGATCGCTGCCCAGGCCGCCGTCGCCGCGGAGGTGGCAGCCGGCAACCTCCCGCCCGTCGGCGCCCTGGCCAACATCGCCGGCATCACCTCCCCGCTTCCGTTCCTGGAAACCACCCTTGAGCTGTGGCACAAGGTCATGGACGTCAACGCCACCGGCACCTACCTGGTGACCAAGGCCTTCCTGCCGGACATGATCGAGAACGGCTGGGGCCGCATTGTGAACATGTCCTCCGTGTCCGCCCAGCGCGGCGGCGGCGTCTTCGGCAAGGTTCCCTACTCCGCTGCCAAGGCCGCCATCCTGGGCTTCACCAAGGCCCTGGCGCGCGAGCTGGGCACCACCGGCGTCACCGTCAACGCCATCACCCCGGGGGCCGTGAACACCAACATCCGCGTGGGCAGCACCGAAGAGCAGGAGGCCGCTATCAACGCCGGCATCCCGCTGGGCCGCAACGCCACCACGGAAGAAGTGGCCTCCGTGATCACCTTCCTGTCCTCCGAGGACTCCGCCTACCTCACCGGCACCACCATCGACATCAACGGCGGCAGCCACATCCACTAG
- a CDS encoding dihydroxyacetone kinase family protein, producing the protein MTKIFNDPSEFAEEALAGFCDVHSDLVRQVPGGAVRRYRPAQPKVAVLAGGGSGHYPAFAGLIGSGFADGAVVGNIFTSPSAQQAYSVAKAAESGAGVVFTYGNYAGDVMNFGMASERLAAEGIAVENVLVTDDIASAPPSESAKRRGIAGDFTVFKVMGAAAEDGADLAEVVRLGRKANSLTRTIGSAFAGCTFPGAESPLFTLPDGQMGLGLGIHGEPGLHDTDLPSAMDLGQELVAPVLAETPPNAGKRIAVILNGLGSTKHEELFVLWGAVAPLLRAGGYTLVMPEVGELVTSLDMAGVSLTVTWLDEELERLWTAPAETPAYRRGNAAREAGALGAEEAPDGGASAAAFVATDDSHGYAAACVAAIGAARTSLHDAEERLGRMDAVAGDGDHGRGMVRGVDAAAAAASDALEKGAGAGDVLAAAGDAWADKAGGTSGVLWGAGLRAFGETLGNTSAPAPSALAAAVTAFADRIVQLGKAEKGDKTMVDALLPFASAFSRTVGYGVEPGQAWQDAAREAAAAAEATADLLPRKGRARPLAEKSLGTADPRATSLAMVFAVMGPHFTATAAGSGDGTLPAAAPAGAKQ; encoded by the coding sequence ATGACCAAGATCTTCAACGACCCCTCAGAGTTCGCCGAGGAGGCCCTGGCAGGCTTCTGCGACGTCCACTCCGACCTGGTCCGCCAGGTTCCCGGCGGCGCCGTCCGCCGCTACCGCCCGGCACAGCCCAAGGTCGCCGTCCTGGCCGGCGGTGGCTCCGGCCACTATCCAGCCTTCGCCGGACTGATCGGAAGCGGCTTCGCCGACGGGGCGGTGGTGGGCAACATCTTCACCTCACCCTCGGCTCAGCAGGCATATTCGGTGGCGAAGGCAGCCGAATCCGGGGCCGGCGTCGTCTTCACCTACGGCAACTACGCCGGCGACGTGATGAACTTCGGGATGGCCAGTGAACGCCTGGCTGCCGAGGGCATTGCCGTGGAGAACGTCCTGGTGACGGATGACATCGCCAGCGCCCCGCCGTCGGAATCCGCCAAGCGCCGCGGCATCGCCGGTGACTTCACGGTGTTCAAGGTGATGGGCGCGGCCGCCGAGGATGGCGCGGACCTGGCCGAGGTGGTCCGCCTGGGCCGCAAGGCCAACAGCCTGACCCGGACCATTGGCAGCGCGTTTGCCGGCTGCACGTTCCCAGGCGCCGAATCGCCGCTGTTCACCCTTCCCGATGGGCAGATGGGCCTGGGCCTTGGCATCCACGGCGAGCCCGGCCTGCACGACACGGACCTGCCGTCGGCCATGGACCTGGGCCAGGAACTGGTGGCCCCGGTGCTCGCCGAAACGCCGCCCAATGCCGGCAAGCGGATCGCCGTCATCCTCAACGGGCTCGGCTCCACCAAGCATGAGGAGCTGTTCGTCCTCTGGGGCGCCGTGGCCCCGCTGCTGCGCGCCGGGGGCTACACGCTGGTCATGCCTGAGGTGGGCGAGCTGGTCACCAGCCTGGACATGGCCGGCGTCTCGCTGACCGTCACCTGGCTGGACGAGGAACTTGAGCGTCTGTGGACGGCACCGGCGGAAACTCCTGCCTACCGCCGCGGCAATGCGGCCCGGGAAGCCGGTGCGCTGGGCGCCGAGGAAGCGCCCGACGGCGGTGCCTCCGCTGCGGCATTCGTCGCCACGGATGACTCCCATGGTTACGCCGCCGCCTGCGTCGCTGCCATCGGAGCCGCCCGCACGTCGCTGCACGACGCCGAGGAACGCCTTGGCCGGATGGACGCCGTTGCCGGGGACGGCGACCACGGCCGCGGCATGGTGCGCGGGGTGGATGCAGCCGCGGCAGCAGCGTCGGACGCACTGGAGAAGGGAGCCGGCGCCGGAGATGTGCTGGCCGCCGCCGGCGACGCCTGGGCGGACAAAGCTGGTGGAACCTCCGGCGTCCTGTGGGGAGCTGGACTGCGCGCCTTTGGTGAAACGCTGGGAAACACGTCCGCGCCTGCGCCCAGTGCCCTGGCGGCAGCCGTGACAGCGTTCGCGGACCGGATCGTCCAGTTGGGCAAAGCCGAAAAGGGCGACAAGACCATGGTGGACGCCCTGCTGCCCTTTGCCTCCGCCTTCAGCCGCACGGTGGGGTACGGCGTGGAACCGGGCCAGGCCTGGCAGGACGCCGCACGTGAGGCGGCCGCCGCGGCGGAAGCCACCGCGGACCTCCTTCCCCGCAAGGGCCGGGCCCGCCCCCTTGCAGAGAAGAGCCTGGGCACGGCGGACCCACGTGCCACATCGCTGGCGATGGTCTTCGCCGTCATGGGGCCGCATTTCACCGCCACCGCTGCTGGGAGCGGCGATGGCACACTGCCCGCCGCTGCACCGGCAGGAGCAAAGCAATGA
- a CDS encoding RpiB/LacA/LacB family sugar-phosphate isomerase: MTTEGHTMGLRLIVGADEAGVDYKDKVLADLRQDRRVSEVIDIGVNRSDAPDDFTRPYPYVGITAGEMIRDGAADRAILFCGTGIGVAIAANKVDGIRATPAHDSFSVERSILSNDCQVLTMGQRVVGIELARRLAKEWIGYSFDPSSASAGKVKVLTDFEGC; the protein is encoded by the coding sequence ATGACAACGGAAGGACACACCATGGGGCTGCGGCTCATTGTCGGCGCCGACGAGGCCGGCGTGGACTACAAGGACAAGGTGCTGGCGGACCTGCGGCAGGATCGGCGCGTCAGCGAAGTCATCGACATTGGGGTCAACCGAAGTGACGCCCCGGACGACTTCACGAGGCCCTACCCGTACGTGGGCATCACGGCCGGGGAGATGATCCGGGACGGCGCCGCCGACCGGGCCATCCTCTTCTGCGGCACCGGAATCGGCGTGGCCATCGCCGCGAACAAGGTGGACGGCATCCGGGCCACCCCTGCCCACGACTCCTTCTCCGTGGAGCGTTCCATCCTGTCCAACGACTGCCAGGTACTCACCATGGGCCAGCGGGTGGTGGGCATCGAACTCGCCCGGCGGCTCGCAAAGGAATGGATCGGCTACTCGTTCGATCCGTCGTCGGCCTCTGCCGGC